Genomic window (Aquimarina sp. BL5):
TTCTTATATGTTGATGGAAACCAATGGTAAGAATGGTAAAATGATTGAAGAATTCATAAAAGCAGATCCACAATTTCCTGTAACAAATTCATTGGCATATAGCATTTATAAATTATTACCTAATGACACTGATTTAACCGTTTTTAGGAGACACGGAGATATAGAAGGATATAATTTTGCTTTTATTGATGATCATTTTGATTATCATACTGCCAATGACACATGGCAAAATCTAGATCTGAATACGTTACAACATCAAGGTAGTTACTTAATGCCTCTATTAACTTATTTTTCTAATTCTGATATTACAAATCTGAAATCAGAAGAAGACTTCTTATATTTTAACGCTCCAATATTTAAGATTATTAAATATCCATTTAGCTGGATTTACCCTTTACTCGGGTTGGCTATTTTTCTATTTATTGGTTTCATAGTGTATGGAAAAGCTAGGTTTCGTATTAATGCAGGAGAAGTCGGAAGTGGGTTTTTAGCATTTATTATTTCTGTAGGTTTAGCAGGGGCTTTAGGTTTCGGACTTTGGAAATTGATATTGATCATTTATCCGGAATACAATGATATTTTGCACGGTTTCCCCTATAACGGATATTATTACATTGCAGCAGCTATATTACTGGCTGTTGCTGCTTTCTTTAAAGTATACAGTATTTTTGATAATGTAGAGGAACTACCCAGTATATTGGTAGCGCCTTTATTTTTCTGGATTGTAATTTGTGGAGGTGCTGCTATTTATTTAGAAGGTGCTAGTTATTTTGTTATTCCTGTAATTCTCTGTCTTTTATGCCAGTTTGTTTTGATTAATCAGAAAAGACCATTTCCGATACTGATGCTCATTTTATGCCTTCCAGCTATTTTTATGATTGTACCATTTATAGCCTCATTTCCAGTTGCTTTAGGATTAAGAATTGCTTTTGTCTCATCTGCACTAACCGTTTTACTATGTACATTACTCCTACCAGTAGTAGGTTTTTATGCTAAAAAAAGTATGCTAGGTACTGTCGTATTTGTATTAGCATTAGTATGCCTTGGAGCATCTCACTTTAAATCCGATTTTAACGAAGAAAGGCAAAAGCCAAACAGTTTAGTTTACATAATACACGAAGATCAAAATAAGGCTTATTGGGCATCTTATGACCATACATTAGATTCCTGGACAAAAAACCATATAGATCGTCTTAAAAATCTAGATAAAGATTGGAATCAAAACACTATTGAAAGTAAATATAGTAACGCTTTCAACTATGTGAATAATGCTTCCTTAAAAGATTTTAAATCGGTAAAGGTCGAAACCTCTTTTGACAGCATACAAGGAGATAAAAGAATACTGGATATTTGCCTTCGCCCACAACGCAATATCAACAGGATTGATTTGTTTATGCGTAAATCTTTTAATTTTGAAAGTTTATTGGCAAACGGAGTTGCTCCAAAAGATGTAACCAATAAAGACGGATCTGTTTATAATGCATTCACTAATCGCTGGAATAATCGTTTATTGACATATCACCTAAGAGATAATGAGCCCCTAGAGTTAAGAATGCAGTTTCATAAGGATTCTGTGCCAGAAATCGTTGTATATGAATCCTCATACGATCTGCTTGAAAATGAGGCTTTTTCTATTCCAAAACGTTCTGAAACGATGATTCCAAAACCCTTTATCCTGAATGACGCCATTACTATTAAGAAAACTTTGAGATTCGAGTACACTGAAAAACCTCAGGATTCCACATCTTTGCAAAAAGATCAATCTACAAATTTATCAGAAGATAATGAACAAACAAATTAGTATCCTAGGTACGGGATGGTTAGGACTACCATTAGCTAAAGCTTTACTAAAAGAAAAATATATCATTAAAGGTTCTACAACCTCTGAGGATAAATTAACTAATCTAAAAGATGTAGGCATCCATCCATCTCTTATTAAAGTTAAAGAAAGTGGTCCCAAAGGTTCTATAGATTCATTTTTAGAAGGAAGTGAGATTCTTATAATTAATATTCCTCCGGGACTAAGAAGAAACCCAGAAAGCAATTTCGTAGATAAAATTCGAAATTTGATGCCATTCATAGCAAAATCAACCATCAAAAAGACACTTTTTATTAGTTCAACTTCTGTTTTTGCAGATCAGGAAGAATTTCCTTTGATTACATCAGAAACTATCCCCAATGCATCTTCAAACGCAGGAAAACAATTAATACAAACGGAACAGGTTCTGCGAGATAATCCAAATTTTGAAACTACTATACTACGTTTTGCTGGTTTGTTTGATGCCCGAAGACATCCTGCAAGTATGCTTTCGAAAAGAAAAAATATCAAAAATCCACAGGCACCAGTAAATCTAATTCATAGAGAAGATTGTATAGGCATTATTAAAAGAATAATAGAAGTAGATCACTGGAATGATACTTTTAACGCATCCTATCCAGAACATCCGCCAAAAGCTGAATACTATAGTACAATCTGCAAACAAATGGGACTAAAAATCCCCGATTATGATTATGAAACTTCTTCTAAAGGAAAGGTGATTGATAGTAACAATTTACAAAATGAATTAGAATATAGTTTCACTCATAGCTTAGGCATATCTACTAAATAAAATTATATAGAAATTCATTACTTCTACCAACGTATCTATAACAAGTACAATAAATTTCTCAATTGAAACACTCATCTATCTAGGTCATTCTGCCTCCCTTTAAATTCTTAGGTTATTATCTTTTAAATTCTTTTCTCAAATATTGAATATTACAACCTAATAATAAGCTCCTGTAATAGCTTTTTAACTTCTCGTAGATATATTTTTAACAATTCTCTTCCATTAAAAAATCATTACTAATTCTAATTTATATCAAACAAATACTAATTCATGATTAAGGCCTTATAGATAACGACTTAGATTTATCAAAGAACAATCGCCAATTTTTAACAAAGTAACAAATCATGAAATTAAACTATTCAAATGCTAAAGGATTCAAAAAACGGATATCCTTTGTCTCAATCATACTTCTATCTGTTTGCATAACATCTGTATACTCTCAAAATAAGGTTGGAGACCCTGGAGTCACCTTCGACCCAAGTAAATATGACAGTAGATATCCGCAAATGAAAAAATGGGAAACTGCTGGAGTAAGAGGAGGCATCCCTTTTATGAATGATCTAAGAATTGTAAAAACTCTTAATAACGGCGACAATAGTATTGCAATCAATAAAGCAATTAATGATGCTTCAAAAGAATCTGGTTTAGTAGCTGTTTTATTAAAAAATGGGAGCTATACTATCAACCAACAAATATCTATGAAATCCAATGTTTGTCTTATAGGTGAAACCAGAAATGGAGTAAAATGTGTTATTAAAATGAACAGAGGAAGCGCTTTCTATTTTAATCAAGTGCGTAAAAGTGGTATATACAATTTAACTATTCAAGGTAGTTGGGGAAAACCAAAATACCCATGGAATTATAGTTTAAATGCCAATGACGAACTACCTAATAATGATAACATTTCTGTAAAGTTTAGAAAGTCTTCTGATTGTTGGTTAGATAAAGTAAATATTTATGATTCTGCAAAAGATCCTGTTAGGGTTCCTTCTAATCATATTACGCTACGAGATCTTAAAGTGGATGGAGCTCATAAAAAAGCAGGAGGTGCGCAAGGCTATTTTTTTATTCAAGGTGCCTATAATTTAATTACAGGATGTGAAATAACACATTTAAGACATATTTCATTGCAAGGTGGTAATGTAGAATATAATGTGGTTTATGATAATGATTTTAGACAAGAAGTAAGTTTTCATAGTGGAGATAATGGAAATAATTTGATTGAGAACAACAGAATTACCCTACCTAAAGATATGCCTAACTCTAAAGCAGACACTCCCAATGCTCCTTACAATAATAATCAAGAACCTAACTACTATGCAATTATGGGACCTTGGTCTACACAGCATCAAAACTCTAATCATCCAAATTTTGTTTTCAAAAACCAATGTAAAGAAGAGAATCATAATGGTACAACACCTTGGTCAAATCCTTCAATATTGTACAAAGGCCCCAGAAAAGTAAAACCAGCCAATCCTGCTACTAATTTTCCTGCTTTACCTACGAGTCAAACACCAAGTGGGGGAACATTATACCCTGTTATGATTGAGGACTCCAACCCTCAGAATGAAATCCCAATAGTAAGCTTTATTAACCCTAATCAAGATGCTCAATTTGATCCGGGAACAAGTCTAAAGCCGATAGTCAATGCTATCGATACAGATGGAACTATATCAAATGTAAAGTTATATTTAAACAACGAATTAATAAGAGAAGAAAAGTATGCTCCTTATGAATGGGGACATATAAGCGATAGAGATTCTCAGCTAAAAAACCTACAAGAAGGAACATACACTTTAAAAGCTATTGCTACGGATAATGAAGGAGGAGTTCAGGAAGCTATCATAAATATCAAAATTGGCTCTAACTCTACCGCTCCAATCGGACAGCTTATATGGTTAAAATCTATAATAAACAATCGATATGTTGTGGCAGAACAAAAACTACCTAACGCCCCTTTAGAAGCTGACAGAAAAGCTTTAGGGTCTTGGGAAAAATTCACGGTTATTGATGCCGGAAACGATCTTATAGCATTACAATCATTGCCAAACAAAAAATACATTTCAGCAGATAAAATCATTGCAAACACATACCCTTTAGTTGCGGATAAATCTATAATAAATTCCGCTGAAAAATTCGAATGGATTGATCTTGGAGACAACAGAGTAGCACTAAAAGCAAATATTAATGGCAAATATGTGCAATCCAGACAAAATCAAAATGATTCTCCTCTTTACGCAAGAGGTAATGTGATTGCAGGATGGGAAACATTCACTTGGGGTATTACCTCCAAAAAAGAAAATGATCCTTCTACAAATGAATCAATACAGATATATCCGAATCCCGCAAAAGATTATATTAGTGTTGTAGGACTTACTACAGGAGATTATATCTCTATTTATGATTTGAAAGGTAAACTGATACGAACAGTAATTGCTAAAGAAACAGATGAACAATTAGAAGTATCTGAACTATCGAAAGGTATGTATATTGTTTCCATATTTGGAGGTGCTAAATTAAGATTCCTTAAAAAGTAAATTGACGTATTATCTTTGCTCAAAGTAATAAAAAAACCCGAAGCTATACTTCGGGTTTTTTTATTCACATAGATAAGTTTTACCCTTTCAAACTAGCACTTAAATACTCACGATTCATACGTGCAATATTTTCTAAAGAAATTCCTTTTGGACACTCAATCTCACAAGCTCCTGTATTGGTACAATTACCAAATCCTTCTTCATCCATTTGATTTACCATAGCCATCACCCGATCCGTAGCTTCTACTTGTCCTTGTGGTAATAATGCATATTGAGATACCTTAGCAGAGGTAAACAACATTGCAGAAGCATTTTTACACGCTGCTACACAAGCACCACAACCAATACAGGTTGCCGCAGCAAACGCATCATCTGCATTATCTTTATTAACTGGGATCGCATTGGCATCAATTGTATTACCAGAGGTATTTACAGAAATATACCCACCTGCGTGTTGAATTCTATCAAAAGCACTACGATCTACCATCAAATCCTTAACAACAGGAAATGCTTTTGCTCTAAATGGCTCTATAAAAATAGTATCTCCATCGTTAAACTTACGCATATGTAATTGACAAGTGGTTACTAACCTATCCGGTCCGTGAGGCTCTCCATTGATCTGTAAAGAACAAGATCCACATATTCCTTCTCTACAATCATGATCAAAAACTACCGGTTCATCACCTTTGGTAATTAATTCTTCATTTAACACGTCTAACATTTCTAAAAAAGACATGTCCCCCTCAATTCCAGATATTGGATATTCTACTATCTTTCCTTGTGACTTAGCATCACTCTGACGCCATATTTTTAATGTAAGATTCATAGCTTTTATTTATAAGAACGTGTTTTTAATTCAATGTTTTCAAATACTAAATCTTCCTTATGAAGTACAGCATCTTTAGGCTCTCCTTTATATTCCCAAGCAGAAACATATTTAAAGTTTTTATCATCTCTTAGTGCTTCTCCTTTCTGTTCCCCATCTTGTTCAACAGATTCTTCTCTAAAGTGTCCTCCACAAGATTCGTTTCGATCCAAAGCATCTTTTGCAAATAGCTCTCCTAACTCAAGGAAATCTGCAACTCTTCCTGCCTTTTCCAATTCCTGATTCATGCCATTAGCATTTCCAGGAACTTTTACACTTTTCCAGAAATCTTTTCTTAAGGCAGAAATTTCATCAATTGCCTCTTTCAATTCCTTTTCATTACGAGACATTCCGCATTTGTTCCACATGATCTTACCTAATCTTTTATGGTAATAATCAACAGAATGTTCTCCTGATCCACTCATTAATTTTTCAATCCTATCCTTTACGTGTTTTTCAGCTTCATCAAACTCTGGTGTGTCTGTTGGTATTTTCCCAGTACGAATATCCTGAGACAAATAATCTCCGATTGTATACGGCAATACGAAGTATCCATCAGCTAAACCTTGCATTAATGCAGAAGCTCCTAGTCTATTTGCTCCGTGATCAGAGAAATTAGCTTCTCCTGCAGCATAGCATCCTGGAACCGTAGTTTGTAAATTATAATCTACCCAAAGACCACCCATTGTATAATGAACCGCAGGATAAATCATCATTGGTGTTTTGTATGGATTTTCATCTACAATCTTCTCATACATCTGGAATAAGTTACCATATTTGTCCTCGATAACTTTTTCTCCAAATTCTAATATCTGTTCTGCTGTTGGGTTATGAATACCTGAAGTTAATGCTTTTTCTTTACCGTATCGCTGTATCGCCGCGGCAAAATCAAGATATACAGCCTCTCCTGTTTTATTTACTCCAAAACCTTCATCACAACGTTCTTTAGCAGCTCTTGATGCTACATCTCGAGGAACTAAATTACCAAATGCAGGATATCGTCGCTCTAAGTAATAATCTCTTTCCTCCTCGGATAATTGTGTTGGTTTTAATTTACCCGCACGTATCGCTTCTGCATCTTCTTTTCTTTTTGGAACCCAAATTCTACCATCATTTCGTAAGGATTCAGACATCAATGTCAATTTAGACTGATGATCTCCTGATACCGGAATACACGTTGGGTGAATCTGAGTATAGCAAGGGTTTGCAAAGAAAGCTCCTCTTCTATGCGCTCTCCAAGCTGCCATTACATTACTCCCCATTGCATTCGTACTTAAGAAGAATACATTTCCATAACCTCCAGTAGCCAATACTACAGCATGCGCAGAATGACGTTCTATCTCACCAGTTACCAAATCACGTGCTATAATTCCTCTAGCTTTTCCATCAACCTTCACTAGATCTAACATCTCATGACGATTAAAAGCTTGTATTTTCCCTCGGTTGATCTGACGATTCATGGCCGAATATGCTCCAAGTAATAACTGCTGACCGGTTTGTCCTTTCGCATAAAAAGTACGAGAAACTAATACACCCCCAAACGATCTATTATCAAGTAATCCTCCATACTCGCGAGCAAAAGGTACTCCTTGAGCAACACACTGATCGATAATATTTCCTGAAACCTCTGCTAATCTATATACGTTTGCCTCTCTCGAACGATAATCACCTCCTTTTACAGTATCATAAAAAAGACGGTAGTTAGAATCTCCATCTCCCTGATAATTTTTTGCTGCATTAATTCCTCCTTGTGCTGCAATAGAGTGCGCACGACGAGGAGAATCCTGATAACAGAATGTTTTTACATTATATCCTAGTTCTGCTAGCGTAGCAGCAGCACTTCCTCCTGCCAATCCAGTTCCCACAACGATAACATCTATATTACGCTTGTTGGCCGGATTCACCAGGTTAATTGTGTTTTTATGTTTTGTCCACTTATCTGCCAGTGGACCTTCTGGTATTTTAGAGTCTAAAATTGACATAATAGTGGTTTTAATGATTATGATTAAAATGAAGTACTAAGGATATAATTATAAATCCTAAAGGAATTACAATAGCAAACACCTTAGCAAACTTAGTCGCTCCAACAGAAAATTTATTGTTGAAACCAACAGATTGAAACGATGATGCAAATCCATGCCACAGGTGCAATGCTAAGAAAACAAAAGACAATACATATAATCCAGTACGTACCGGACTTACAAATTTCTCCGTCAATTCGTGATAGTAACGCGATGGGTCTTCTGGTGCGAACTCTATATATTTATGTACTATTTCCGGAATCCAGAAATCATAAAAATGTAATCCTAAAAATGCTAAAATCACCAATCCAGAAAGAATCATGTTTCTGGACATCCAGGAAGCACCTGCCCCTCCGTTATATTTAGCATATTTAACTGCTCTTGCGTTTCTGTTTTTTATTTCCAAAACAAATCCCATAATAAAATGGAAAACTACTCCAAAAATCAGTACTGGTTGCAATGCAAACTGAACTACCGGATTTGTACCCATAAAATGCGATAATTCGTTAAAAGTATCAGGGCTAAAAACAGAAGTAAAATTGATGGTAAAATGCTGTAATAAGAAAAATACTAAGAAAAGTCCCGAAAGTGCCATCGCAACCTTTCTAGCTATTGAAGATTTTATCAATCCACTCATTATAAAGAATGTTTAAAAATTTGATTAGCAAAAATAAGCTTCAAACTTGTTTTTAACAAGATTTTGAACCAGTAATACAGTATTTATAATGAATTAAAATAGATTATAAATTTTGTTTAGCTTTCATTACGAAATCGTTTGAAATATAGCGCTAACTTTGAACAAAAAGTAATTAGCTTCATAACTAAAATGTTAATTTTATGTCATAAATCATAATGGGATTCAGGCTTGCAACTATTACGTTTACATCATCAAACTGATATTTCAAAACTAATATTGCAAAAAGATGTCATAAAGCTGTTAGTTATCGTCTCTTCAAAATATTAAAAAACGAAAAACACTACTTTTGAAAAACAATCAAACTTTTAACACATTACTTTTAGGTGAAACAGTTCTTATTAAAATTTATTCTTTTAACACCTTTATTCCTTTTAGGAAATACACTAACAAATGCAAATCAATCTAACACACAAGATAGCTTAGCAACCAAATCTCCTCAAGAATTAATAGAGCATCTAATACAATCCTCTAATTCTAAACAAAGTAAACCTTATGAAGTTGCTCTTTCCAATCTTTTTAATGACAATTCGATTTTAGCAGAGCACTATTATAGTGTTTCTGATACTTTTTATGAAAAAGGAAAATACGATCGCAGTATATACTATTTAGACAAAGCAATCAAATCAGTTAAAGGTGTTAAAAATGATTCTCTTTTATGCAAATATTTTATCGCATCCGGCAATTCATATTTAAAGGATTGGAAAAACCAAGAATCTCTGGATTATTATAACAAAGCCTTAAATATTGCTCAAAGTAATGGGTATATTAGAAATGAATTTATTACTAATTCTAGCATATCCATTATTCTAAGAAGAATGGGGCAGCTTGATAAAGCCCTTAAAGTTTGTAAAAACTCATTAAAACTTACAGAAAACTCAATTGATAAAAATACCGAAAATCACGTCAGGCTTATTAATATTATAAGTGAAATTTACTTAGATCAAAAAAAATACGATTCAGCTAATCATTATGCAGACATCGGTTTAATTATGAGCAAATCATTAGATTTTTCTATTGGATCCATTGATTTATATACAAAAAAAGGGGTTGTGTATTCCCATAAAAATGACAATCAGAAAGCATTGCTATACTTTCATAAAGCTGAAGAGATCCTCATTGACAAGAAAATTACTCAAAAAAAATCGATTTTAAACATTAATTACTTTCTAGCAAATCATTTTTATGAGGAAAAAAAATATAACAAGGCAATTTCTTATCTAAACAACACTATCCCCATCTTAGAGGAAAAAGATGCTCGAAATAGTAGAGTACTTGATACATACATTTTATTAGCAAATTGTTATTCTAAAATCGGTAAAACCAATGAAGCTATGCATTGGCTCCAAAAGCTCATAAAATTAAAAGATCAATTTGAAGATGCTAAACATAAAACGAT
Coding sequences:
- a CDS encoding succinate dehydrogenase/fumarate reductase iron-sulfur subunit, which encodes MNLTLKIWRQSDAKSQGKIVEYPISGIEGDMSFLEMLDVLNEELITKGDEPVVFDHDCREGICGSCSLQINGEPHGPDRLVTTCQLHMRKFNDGDTIFIEPFRAKAFPVVKDLMVDRSAFDRIQHAGGYISVNTSGNTIDANAIPVNKDNADDAFAAATCIGCGACVAACKNASAMLFTSAKVSQYALLPQGQVEATDRVMAMVNQMDEEGFGNCTNTGACEIECPKGISLENIARMNREYLSASLKG
- a CDS encoding succinate dehydrogenase cytochrome b subunit, which gives rise to MSGLIKSSIARKVAMALSGLFLVFFLLQHFTINFTSVFSPDTFNELSHFMGTNPVVQFALQPVLIFGVVFHFIMGFVLEIKNRNARAVKYAKYNGGAGASWMSRNMILSGLVILAFLGLHFYDFWIPEIVHKYIEFAPEDPSRYYHELTEKFVSPVRTGLYVLSFVFLALHLWHGFASSFQSVGFNNKFSVGATKFAKVFAIVIPLGFIIISLVLHFNHNH
- a CDS encoding NAD(P)H-binding protein; translation: MNKQISILGTGWLGLPLAKALLKEKYIIKGSTTSEDKLTNLKDVGIHPSLIKVKESGPKGSIDSFLEGSEILIINIPPGLRRNPESNFVDKIRNLMPFIAKSTIKKTLFISSTSVFADQEEFPLITSETIPNASSNAGKQLIQTEQVLRDNPNFETTILRFAGLFDARRHPASMLSKRKNIKNPQAPVNLIHREDCIGIIKRIIEVDHWNDTFNASYPEHPPKAEYYSTICKQMGLKIPDYDYETSSKGKVIDSNNLQNELEYSFTHSLGISTK
- a CDS encoding tetratricopeptide repeat protein, which produces MKQFLLKFILLTPLFLLGNTLTNANQSNTQDSLATKSPQELIEHLIQSSNSKQSKPYEVALSNLFNDNSILAEHYYSVSDTFYEKGKYDRSIYYLDKAIKSVKGVKNDSLLCKYFIASGNSYLKDWKNQESLDYYNKALNIAQSNGYIRNEFITNSSISIILRRMGQLDKALKVCKNSLKLTENSIDKNTENHVRLINIISEIYLDQKKYDSANHYADIGLIMSKSLDFSIGSIDLYTKKGVVYSHKNDNQKALLYFHKAEEILIDKKITQKKSILNINYFLANHFYEEKKYNKAISYLNNTIPILEEKDARNSRVLDTYILLANCYSKIGKTNEAMHWLQKLIKLKDQFEDAKHKTITKLHKQEIHELENRMEIITNEEMKEERYKEYTFFLLLSVCIILIFIVFKYFKKQKTNNARFNELLGKINSLEPKEKNLVQAVIINDKKVNAVLDGLEKLENQEYFLNTDCDLRSLSKKVKTNTTYLSKIIKTHKAASFNDYINDLRIEYALKRLKNDKKFRSFSVKSIALEIGYKTDNSFTKHFKSKTGLNPSYYIKKINNQYYNS
- a CDS encoding fumarate reductase/succinate dehydrogenase flavoprotein subunit, giving the protein MSILDSKIPEGPLADKWTKHKNTINLVNPANKRNIDVIVVGTGLAGGSAAATLAELGYNVKTFCYQDSPRRAHSIAAQGGINAAKNYQGDGDSNYRLFYDTVKGGDYRSREANVYRLAEVSGNIIDQCVAQGVPFAREYGGLLDNRSFGGVLVSRTFYAKGQTGQQLLLGAYSAMNRQINRGKIQAFNRHEMLDLVKVDGKARGIIARDLVTGEIERHSAHAVVLATGGYGNVFFLSTNAMGSNVMAAWRAHRRGAFFANPCYTQIHPTCIPVSGDHQSKLTLMSESLRNDGRIWVPKRKEDAEAIRAGKLKPTQLSEEERDYYLERRYPAFGNLVPRDVASRAAKERCDEGFGVNKTGEAVYLDFAAAIQRYGKEKALTSGIHNPTAEQILEFGEKVIEDKYGNLFQMYEKIVDENPYKTPMMIYPAVHYTMGGLWVDYNLQTTVPGCYAAGEANFSDHGANRLGASALMQGLADGYFVLPYTIGDYLSQDIRTGKIPTDTPEFDEAEKHVKDRIEKLMSGSGEHSVDYYHKRLGKIMWNKCGMSRNEKELKEAIDEISALRKDFWKSVKVPGNANGMNQELEKAGRVADFLELGELFAKDALDRNESCGGHFREESVEQDGEQKGEALRDDKNFKYVSAWEYKGEPKDAVLHKEDLVFENIELKTRSYK
- a CDS encoding T9SS type A sorting domain-containing protein, with the protein product MKLNYSNAKGFKKRISFVSIILLSVCITSVYSQNKVGDPGVTFDPSKYDSRYPQMKKWETAGVRGGIPFMNDLRIVKTLNNGDNSIAINKAINDASKESGLVAVLLKNGSYTINQQISMKSNVCLIGETRNGVKCVIKMNRGSAFYFNQVRKSGIYNLTIQGSWGKPKYPWNYSLNANDELPNNDNISVKFRKSSDCWLDKVNIYDSAKDPVRVPSNHITLRDLKVDGAHKKAGGAQGYFFIQGAYNLITGCEITHLRHISLQGGNVEYNVVYDNDFRQEVSFHSGDNGNNLIENNRITLPKDMPNSKADTPNAPYNNNQEPNYYAIMGPWSTQHQNSNHPNFVFKNQCKEENHNGTTPWSNPSILYKGPRKVKPANPATNFPALPTSQTPSGGTLYPVMIEDSNPQNEIPIVSFINPNQDAQFDPGTSLKPIVNAIDTDGTISNVKLYLNNELIREEKYAPYEWGHISDRDSQLKNLQEGTYTLKAIATDNEGGVQEAIINIKIGSNSTAPIGQLIWLKSIINNRYVVAEQKLPNAPLEADRKALGSWEKFTVIDAGNDLIALQSLPNKKYISADKIIANTYPLVADKSIINSAEKFEWIDLGDNRVALKANINGKYVQSRQNQNDSPLYARGNVIAGWETFTWGITSKKENDPSTNESIQIYPNPAKDYISVVGLTTGDYISIYDLKGKLIRTVIAKETDEQLEVSELSKGMYIVSIFGGAKLRFLKK
- a CDS encoding M28 family peptidase, which translates into the protein MKKILSVLTLILIVFSVWYTFYSSMPQQISGLDTPEEEFSTLRALEHVKKISEKPHYLGSPGHHEAKDYIIEELKKLGLSPEIQEGFSIGDKGSMSKPQNIIAKIKGTSEEGKALLLLSHYDSSQHSSYGASDAGSGVATILEGIRAYIAQNKTPKNDIIICITDGEELGLNGANLFVSEHPWTKNVGLVLNFEARGSGGNSYMLMETNGKNGKMIEEFIKADPQFPVTNSLAYSIYKLLPNDTDLTVFRRHGDIEGYNFAFIDDHFDYHTANDTWQNLDLNTLQHQGSYLMPLLTYFSNSDITNLKSEEDFLYFNAPIFKIIKYPFSWIYPLLGLAIFLFIGFIVYGKARFRINAGEVGSGFLAFIISVGLAGALGFGLWKLILIIYPEYNDILHGFPYNGYYYIAAAILLAVAAFFKVYSIFDNVEELPSILVAPLFFWIVICGGAAIYLEGASYFVIPVILCLLCQFVLINQKRPFPILMLILCLPAIFMIVPFIASFPVALGLRIAFVSSALTVLLCTLLLPVVGFYAKKSMLGTVVFVLALVCLGASHFKSDFNEERQKPNSLVYIIHEDQNKAYWASYDHTLDSWTKNHIDRLKNLDKDWNQNTIESKYSNAFNYVNNASLKDFKSVKVETSFDSIQGDKRILDICLRPQRNINRIDLFMRKSFNFESLLANGVAPKDVTNKDGSVYNAFTNRWNNRLLTYHLRDNEPLELRMQFHKDSVPEIVVYESSYDLLENEAFSIPKRSETMIPKPFILNDAITIKKTLRFEYTEKPQDSTSLQKDQSTNLSEDNEQTN